The region AACAAATTAGGTTCACATGGGTGTGAACTTAGGTTATAAAGGGGTGGGAGCCATTAACCTTAATCTGTGATtctaagtttgatttgttgtggAAGAAGGGACATGAACATCcctttgaatttgtttttggaTTTGCGTACAAATGAAGGTAAAAATTGAATCCAATGAGGGTCAGAATGTGGTCCATGAAAGTTGTGCAGAAGATTCTTTATCACCACTTATTCTTCTGACATTTTAAGCCCTACCCTTCATTCTAATAATGTCATCAACACAGCATGCAACAGTTAACATATTCAATCATTCCTCTTCAATCCATTAACTTCTTGCTTACTTCAAAGCTGCAAAacttcaatatcatttttttctctctttctttctgaTAACTACAATAGTAgagggtatttttttttttttttgacatttaTGTATGAAGAATGAAAATGAGTTGAAAGTATTCATTGCAATGTGCAAAAAGTATCATCTTGGCATGAATTCATAGATTTTCATTCACAGTGATAAGAGAATTTACTTTATAAATactttacaaataatattatatttaaatgattttgattagttatttttgtttcaatatgatgttattttttaaatgaaaaatgttaggataatataacttttttgaattatatctttgtttctacttttattatgtaatgaaaATTGTTTAGAGGGATAAACgtgaaagaaatataataagtaacatataaaattatattgaaagtataataatttaatatttttcttcatttatatatcaattttttatatcaaaattctaataaaatgatatagaatgtaaacatattcaaaattaaagtgAGTTTAAACTTTATAATGAATAGagatatgaaaattaattacctaataaaaaaactcataaaatcattattttttataatttttattaaaataatattaatctcTCATACTCATTTGGACTGAGCTCATGTTCATTAATATTGCCTAAtcctttcaaaaaaaaaattaatgataatctcgttttttattgaaatgtaagaaaatgaaaatattttaaatgaaatataaattgttattcTGATTAATAAAAGtctcaatttatatattacataaaaGCTAAGATACAATtctctatttaaaaatattaaaatatataaaataatttgtatagaatttgtgtttaaatattaataaaaagggTATATATTACACatcttttcaaattttcttatttcataaatttttctctgttttttttcatatttgaccatcaaacttttcaattttcGTCCATTTTGTTGGTCCATTTAATTCCTAACGAATAACGTGTAAAAAAAGACgttattttgcaaaaaaattatgataaaattatgttttttcaaAAGTAACAAATcgataaaatatgtaaaaatttaaaagtaccatgaaaatataaataataaaataaaaaacgatAACAATTAAGcagtaaaatataatattaatttaaaagacaTAACTTCACatctagtaatatataaaaggaaattaGATCATACATTCctcactgaaaaaaaaaaaaaaaaaaaaactgtgaaGCAGTCAAATGCCATTTTTTGAGAAACAAAAACTTGTATTAAAGAGAAGACACATCTTTTATAAGGTAAAAGAAGACTACTAATTTCAgaatttttttggtaaaattctatttattacaTACGAATATATAAGTCAAACATAAAAATCTGAACAACAAAAATCTAAGTAACAACTAATATAAATCCAATATTCTACAAATATGTGGACCTGTTTCACACAGTCAATTATACCAGAAGAATCAAGTGATAAATAATGTTCACCTcatcaacatttttatttatttattttacctgCTATTTCATTCTATTTTTCTCTATATTACTTCACATACATGAATCTTCTCCTTCTTCAACTAAAAAactcccaaaaaaaaaaaacaaatttatatgcTAACACATTCAACAacatataaattacaaaattattacatCCAAACCTCaacttaaacaaaataaataaataaaacaacactcctctctcatctctcatctctcatctcagCTACCTCATTATCTTCTTCCTTCTAACACTCATCAATTTCtgaaaataacatttgaaaaaCAACCCTTCAAGAGGTACCCTCTGTAACTTGTTCAGATTCTGAGTTCATATTGGAGAGTCAAAAGCCCTAGTTATGGTGTCAACTAAAGAAAGAAGTTTCACTGAGTGAGGGAAGAAAGATTAGCAGAAGAATTAGATGAGTTAGAGTTGTTCTTATGGTTATGCATCCACACCTTGAAAACCTGTCTTGTGACTCCAACACTTTTACAGAACCTCTCAATCTCATCATCCACCTCTTTCCTCTGCAGCTTCCACCCCAGCTTCTCTGCAAACGCCAGCATCTTCTCTTTCTGCTCTGCACTGAACTTCGTCCTGAACCTCTTCCTGCTGCTCCTCTCCCCCATTTCCATTCTCCCGACGTCTCCTCCCGAATATTCCATCATATCTCCACTCCCTCCAGTCTGCAGACCTTCCATCACACCGGGACACGTCACCTTGCGGTGGAAGTTGCGGTGACAACCGCAAGCAGCACACTGGAGGGAAGAAGAGGAGACGTCGATATCGAGAGTGAATTCTCCGCAACCATCAGTAGCGTAGCTGCCGAGGCTCGCTGCATGGTTGCGGAGACACTCTCGATAGATAGAgtttgaagatgaagatgaagaagagtTTTCCATGATGTTAGTGTGTGTGAAAGGGTGGAGGTTTGAGTATTTATTTGGTGTGTATAGGTGAAGAGAAGATGGTGGGAGAATGACGAGAATGGACATGGTTGGAGAGAATATTTACAGTGTTCCCCGTTGTGTGGACATGCTAGCGTCCTAGACAACTAGGCAACATCTACATAAAGCTTTTCATAGGACAATATGTACCCAAAGATAACATTACATCTAGTTAAAGTAaaaaacaacaaaggaaaatgTTCAAAAACTTCCCTTCAAAATTAGGGTACATTGGTGTAGGGAACATAAGGGgataaaagaaaggaaaaattcaatttttaagttCAATCTATGGAGGtaattcaatttctaatttgtaaataatactttttctcattttcaatatttcaaaatcatttaaaagatgatacttcatattataaaagaaatttgtcaaaatttagtagtgaaaatatcatttacttttatattaagaattttaatttgtattgaaTAACAATGAgctattttttgtgaattttaatgaattaaatttgtATGTTTTGTATAAAAGAATGAGAGATAAGAGTGTTCACTTTGAActattattttgaaagatgTTTGAGACACATGCATGCATCTTCTAAGGAATCAAATGGCCATTCAAATTactgaaaacataaatatatgtcTGGTTTTGTAAGAGAAATCCCTCGTTTCTAACCCCTAAAGCAGTCCCCTAATTGTCATTTTCAATCACTGACAGGGGCTTTTTCGTCCAACTAAATAAGAAGAAAG is a window of Vigna unguiculata cultivar IT97K-499-35 chromosome 4, ASM411807v1, whole genome shotgun sequence DNA encoding:
- the LOC114182488 gene encoding zinc-finger homeodomain protein 9-like: MSILVILPPSSLHLYTPNKYSNLHPFTHTNIMENSSSSSSSNSIYRECLRNHAASLGSYATDGCGEFTLDIDVSSSSLQCAACGCHRNFHRKVTCPGVMEGLQTGGSGDMMEYSGGDVGRMEMGERSSRKRFRTKFSAEQKEKMLAFAEKLGWKLQRKEVDDEIERFCKSVGVTRQVFKVWMHNHKNNSNSSNSSANLSSLTQ